A genomic region of Bradyrhizobium sp. ORS 278 contains the following coding sequences:
- a CDS encoding MFS transporter codes for MTSASTMHAETPPRFAPTALMLGNIITGCSVLAPAGLLPELAEGLSVEVHTAGLLITFGAVVLCICSPLTAWLTGRFDRRLLLAFTLLVLALGNLASAFAPSYASLLVIRLVMLAVGALYTPQAAGTAALISPVEKRGSTIAYVFLGWSLAAAVGLPLITFIGSHSGWRAAYLTVGAAGAVSLLLLTWRLPSGLKGAPVELKTWSELGRNRLVVLLLLITTLQMSGQFVIFTFMGPLLKTLTGAEPNAVGLVFAIYGICGFVGVVIATRIVDGWGPYRTSLLFTCLLFAGIALWTASAGVYAAMALAVAIWGLGFASTNSMQQVRLVAAAPPLASASVSLNTSVLYIGQAIGSAVGGSLFARGALGATGYVAMAFVMLALLAILASRPRSPVAALA; via the coding sequence ATGACATCCGCTTCGACCATGCACGCCGAGACCCCGCCGCGCTTCGCGCCGACCGCGCTGATGCTCGGCAACATCATTACCGGTTGCTCGGTGCTGGCGCCCGCCGGCCTGCTGCCCGAGCTCGCCGAGGGTCTTTCGGTCGAGGTTCACACCGCCGGCCTGCTGATCACCTTCGGCGCCGTCGTGCTGTGCATCTGTTCGCCCCTGACGGCTTGGCTGACCGGCCGCTTCGACCGCCGCCTCCTGCTGGCGTTCACGTTGCTGGTGCTCGCGCTGGGGAACCTCGCCTCGGCATTCGCCCCGAGCTACGCGAGCCTGCTCGTGATCAGGCTGGTGATGCTGGCGGTTGGCGCCCTGTATACGCCGCAGGCGGCAGGGACAGCGGCGCTGATCAGTCCGGTCGAGAAGCGCGGCAGCACGATCGCCTATGTGTTTCTCGGCTGGTCGCTGGCCGCCGCCGTCGGACTGCCGCTGATCACTTTCATCGGCAGTCATTCCGGCTGGCGCGCGGCCTATCTCACGGTCGGCGCCGCCGGTGCGGTCAGCCTGTTGCTGCTGACATGGCGGCTGCCATCCGGCTTGAAGGGTGCGCCGGTCGAGCTGAAGACCTGGAGCGAGCTCGGCCGCAACCGCTTGGTCGTGCTGCTGCTCCTGATCACGACCCTGCAGATGTCGGGACAGTTCGTCATCTTCACCTTCATGGGCCCGCTGCTGAAGACGTTGACCGGCGCGGAGCCTAACGCGGTCGGACTTGTGTTCGCGATCTATGGCATCTGCGGCTTCGTCGGCGTCGTGATCGCCACCCGGATCGTCGACGGCTGGGGGCCGTATCGGACGTCGCTGCTGTTCACCTGCCTGTTGTTCGCCGGGATTGCGCTCTGGACCGCCAGCGCCGGCGTCTATGCGGCGATGGCGTTGGCGGTCGCGATCTGGGGACTTGGGTTCGCGTCGACCAACTCGATGCAGCAGGTCCGCCTGGTCGCGGCGGCGCCGCCGCTCGCATCCGCCTCAGTGTCGCTCAACACCTCGGTGCTCTATATCGGGCAGGCGATCGGTTCCGCGGTGGGTGGAAGCCTGTTCGCGCGGGGCGCCCTCGGCGCCACCGGCTATGTCGCCATGGCGTTTGTGATGCTGGCGCTGCTCGCCATTCTGGCGAGCCGGCCGCGGTCGCCGGTCGCGGCACTCGCCTGA
- a CDS encoding APC family permease, translating into MAAAEAHDSKRASRSGNTALPSVSLPVAIAIVIADMIGVGVFTSLGFQVKDLPSGFAILLLWAVGGLVSICGALSYAELGTMFPRSSGEYNFLTRAFHPAVGFMAGWVSSTVGFAAPVALAAMAFGEYGRAVLPSVPPMVLAVGAVWLVTVVQLGGIQQSSRFQLLSTMLKLGLILAFLIAGAIISDPQPVRFAPAAADVGYITSAAFATGLVFVMYAFSGWNAATYIIGELHAPDHSLPRALLVGTLIVIVLYVSLNAVFLRAAPTSELAGQLQVASIAGAHIFGETGGRFVAAMICVGLVPSIAAMMWIGPRVLMTMGEDIPALALFARRSRQGAPVYAVLFQLAVATLMLFTESFEAVLDVVQFSLLSCSFLTVLGLLWLRITAPDLSRPYRAWGYPVTPLIFLSVTGFMMYYLVTARPWQAGFGAAAMLSGLLIYWFAQARSRTAAAAMSGPD; encoded by the coding sequence ATGGCTGCAGCTGAGGCGCACGACAGCAAGCGGGCAAGCCGGTCGGGCAACACCGCACTCCCATCCGTGTCGCTGCCGGTCGCCATTGCCATCGTGATCGCCGACATGATCGGGGTCGGCGTCTTCACCAGCCTGGGCTTCCAGGTCAAGGATCTTCCTTCGGGTTTCGCCATCCTGCTGTTGTGGGCCGTCGGCGGTCTCGTTTCGATCTGCGGGGCGCTCTCCTATGCCGAGCTCGGCACAATGTTTCCGCGCTCGAGCGGCGAATACAATTTTCTGACCCGGGCGTTTCATCCTGCGGTCGGCTTCATGGCCGGCTGGGTGTCGTCCACGGTCGGCTTCGCCGCTCCGGTGGCGCTGGCGGCGATGGCATTTGGCGAATATGGCCGCGCCGTGCTGCCGAGCGTGCCGCCGATGGTGCTGGCTGTCGGCGCCGTTTGGCTGGTGACGGTTGTGCAACTCGGCGGCATCCAGCAATCCAGCCGTTTCCAGCTGTTGTCGACAATGTTGAAGCTCGGCCTGATCCTCGCCTTCCTGATCGCGGGCGCGATCATTTCGGATCCGCAACCGGTCAGGTTCGCGCCTGCCGCTGCCGATGTCGGCTATATCACCAGCGCGGCCTTCGCGACCGGCCTGGTGTTCGTGATGTACGCGTTCTCCGGCTGGAATGCGGCGACCTACATCATCGGCGAGTTGCATGCGCCCGATCACAGCCTGCCGCGCGCGCTGCTCGTGGGCACCCTGATCGTGATCGTGCTCTACGTGTCGCTGAACGCCGTGTTCCTCCGGGCGGCGCCGACGAGCGAGCTTGCAGGGCAGCTGCAGGTGGCCAGCATCGCTGGCGCGCACATCTTCGGCGAGACGGGAGGCCGCTTCGTCGCGGCGATGATCTGCGTCGGATTGGTGCCGTCGATCGCTGCGATGATGTGGATCGGCCCGCGCGTGCTGATGACGATGGGCGAGGATATCCCGGCGCTCGCGCTGTTCGCCCGCCGGTCGCGCCAGGGCGCGCCGGTCTACGCGGTCCTGTTCCAGCTCGCAGTGGCAACCCTGATGCTGTTCACGGAGAGCTTCGAGGCGGTGCTGGACGTCGTCCAGTTCTCGCTGTTGTCCTGCTCGTTCCTGACGGTGCTGGGGTTGCTCTGGCTGCGCATCACCGCGCCCGATCTGTCGCGGCCGTATCGCGCATGGGGGTATCCCGTGACGCCCTTGATCTTCCTCAGCGTGACCGGTTTCATGATGTACTACCTCGTTACAGCACGGCCGTGGCAGGCCGGGTTCGGTGCTGCGGCGATGTTGTCGGGACTGCTGATCTATTGGTTCGCTCAAGCGCGGTCGCGCACCGCCGCAGCAGCGATGTCAGGTCCGGATTGA
- the yidD gene encoding membrane protein insertion efficiency factor YidD, giving the protein MKHSCTDPSCRSAHILSGLLSHMPRRGARALIWLYRHTLSPLVGYNCRHVPTCSVYADEAISRYGLWAGGWMTLARLLRCQPFGTSGIDNVPAAIPDDASWYLPWRYARWRGVNGPN; this is encoded by the coding sequence ATGAAGCATTCATGCACTGATCCAAGCTGCCGTTCTGCGCACATTCTGTCAGGACTGCTGTCACACATGCCGCGCCGCGGCGCGCGCGCTTTGATCTGGCTGTACCGCCACACATTGTCGCCGCTGGTGGGCTACAATTGCCGGCACGTGCCGACCTGCTCGGTGTATGCCGACGAAGCCATCTCGCGTTACGGCCTCTGGGCCGGTGGGTGGATGACCCTGGCGCGGCTGCTGCGCTGCCAGCCGTTCGGCACGTCGGGCATCGACAATGTCCCAGCCGCGATTCCCGACGACGCAAGCTGGTATCTGCCCTGGCGCTACGCGCGCTGGCGCGGCGTGAATGGGCCCAACTAA
- a CDS encoding iron-sulfur cluster assembly scaffold protein: MLNDIYNKRIIELAGNIPRLGRLEHPDATATAHSKLCGSTVKVDLKMDGAVVTDFAHDVKACALGQASSSIMARHVVGSSASELRELRDTVRRMLKENGAPPEGKWADIALLEPVRDYKARHASTMLTFDAVVDAIGQIEAKASGEPAAAQG; this comes from the coding sequence ATGCTGAATGACATTTACAACAAGCGCATCATCGAGCTCGCCGGCAACATTCCGCGTCTCGGACGGCTGGAGCACCCCGATGCGACGGCAACGGCCCATTCCAAGTTGTGCGGTTCCACGGTGAAGGTCGACCTCAAGATGGACGGCGCGGTCGTGACCGATTTCGCCCACGACGTGAAGGCCTGCGCCCTCGGCCAGGCCTCGTCCTCGATCATGGCGCGCCACGTCGTCGGGTCCAGCGCCAGCGAGCTGCGTGAGCTCCGTGACACCGTCCGGCGGATGCTGAAGGAGAACGGCGCGCCGCCCGAGGGCAAATGGGCCGATATCGCCCTGCTCGAGCCGGTCCGGGACTACAAGGCCCGCCACGCCTCCACGATGCTGACCTTCGATGCGGTGGTCGACGCCATCGGTCAGATCGAGGCGAAGGCGTCAGGCGAACCAGCCGCCGCACAGGGCTGA
- the folE gene encoding GTP cyclohydrolase I FolE yields the protein MDTLIKTLRANKPEGKPSETKLAGERPAELDPAEFLAAAVRADRPRPSRAEAEAAVYTLLNYIGEDPTREGLIDTPRRVVEAYDELFQGYHQCPAEVLDRTFGETAGYDDFVLIRDIEFTSQCEHHMMPFYGRAHIAYTPVERVVGLSKLARLTDIFARRLQTQEHLTAQIAAAIDEVLKPRGVAVMIEAEHTCMSVRGVAKHGAVTFTSRFTGMFRDNPAEQSRFLSMVRSPQR from the coding sequence ATGGACACTTTGATCAAGACGCTGCGCGCCAACAAGCCCGAGGGAAAGCCGTCTGAGACCAAGCTGGCCGGCGAACGACCGGCGGAGCTCGATCCGGCCGAGTTCCTGGCTGCGGCCGTGCGCGCCGACCGCCCCCGGCCGTCGCGCGCCGAGGCGGAAGCCGCGGTTTATACGCTGCTCAATTACATCGGTGAGGATCCGACGCGCGAGGGCCTGATCGATACGCCGCGCCGGGTGGTCGAGGCCTATGACGAGCTGTTCCAGGGCTACCATCAGTGCCCGGCCGAGGTGCTCGACCGCACCTTCGGTGAGACCGCCGGGTACGACGATTTCGTGCTGATTCGCGACATCGAGTTCACGTCGCAATGCGAGCATCACATGATGCCCTTCTACGGCCGCGCGCACATCGCCTATACGCCGGTCGAGCGTGTCGTCGGGCTGTCCAAGCTGGCGCGCCTGACCGACATTTTCGCCCGCCGCCTGCAGACCCAGGAGCATCTGACGGCGCAGATCGCGGCCGCGATCGACGAGGTGCTGAAGCCGCGCGGCGTCGCGGTGATGATCGAGGCGGAGCACACCTGCATGTCGGTGCGCGGCGTCGCCAAGCACGGCGCGGTCACCTTCACCAGTCGCTTCACCGGCATGTTCCGCGACAATCCGGCGGAGCAGTCCCGCTTCCTCTCCATGGTGCGCTCGCCGCAACGCTGA
- the hisI gene encoding phosphoribosyl-AMP cyclohydrolase, which produces MSSSSAEREEGLAFLPKFDSAGLVTCVTTDAVSGDVLMVAHMNDEALRKTIATGEAWYFSRSRNALWRKGESSGQTQRVVEMRTDCDQDAVWLRVEQRGAACHTGRHSCFYRKVEMAGEGGARLVFVDADRLFDPAAVYRK; this is translated from the coding sequence GTGTCTTCATCCTCAGCTGAGCGCGAGGAGGGATTGGCCTTCCTCCCGAAATTCGATTCGGCAGGTCTCGTCACCTGCGTGACCACCGACGCCGTGAGCGGCGACGTGCTGATGGTCGCGCACATGAACGACGAGGCGCTGCGCAAGACCATCGCGACCGGCGAGGCCTGGTATTTCAGCCGCTCGCGCAATGCGCTGTGGCGCAAGGGCGAGAGCTCGGGCCAGACCCAGCGCGTGGTCGAGATGCGCACCGATTGCGACCAGGATGCGGTGTGGTTGCGTGTCGAGCAGCGCGGCGCAGCCTGTCACACCGGCCGGCATTCCTGCTTCTATCGCAAGGTCGAGATGGCGGGCGAGGGCGGGGCACGGCTTGTTTTCGTCGATGCCGACCGGCTGTTCGATCCGGCTGCTGTGTATCGCAAATAG
- a CDS encoding transglycosylase SLT domain-containing protein → MSVDASNSSPTGLLDNVRAKVAGAIKQAADTVGTSFEYLLSTAKMESDFNPTAGASTSSARGLYQFIDQTWLGTVKQAGPDLGYGQYADAITRTSSGDYTVSDPAMRQAIMKLRDDPKASSAMAAALTQSNSFQLTGMIGRRPTDAELYMAHFMGAGGAAKLITSAQDTPNASAARIFPGAAAANRSIFYDRDGEARSVSQVYSVLSSRYAGAANSSATRGALALYGGSTNVAANAAGGGALPTTDTATFLSMFPDARGSSQAASATTADASAGRPADPMFRSLFQVDGQPGQTISPTVRELWGRSSVASAAAGDGTSSNNNGGGSGQRRLDLFSDPNGTFSG, encoded by the coding sequence ATGTCGGTCGACGCATCCAATTCCTCGCCCACCGGTCTCCTCGACAACGTCCGGGCCAAGGTCGCCGGCGCCATCAAGCAGGCGGCCGATACGGTCGGCACCAGTTTCGAATATCTGTTGTCGACGGCCAAGATGGAGTCGGACTTCAACCCGACCGCCGGCGCGTCGACATCGTCGGCGCGCGGGCTTTATCAGTTCATCGACCAGACCTGGCTCGGCACGGTGAAGCAGGCCGGCCCCGATCTCGGCTACGGCCAATATGCCGACGCGATCACCCGGACGTCGTCAGGCGACTACACGGTCAGCGATCCCGCCATGCGCCAGGCGATCATGAAGCTCCGCGACGACCCCAAGGCGTCGTCCGCCATGGCCGCGGCGCTGACGCAGTCGAACAGTTTTCAGCTCACCGGCATGATCGGCCGGCGGCCGACCGACGCTGAGCTTTACATGGCGCATTTCATGGGAGCCGGCGGTGCAGCCAAGCTGATCACCAGCGCGCAGGACACCCCGAATGCTTCGGCAGCAAGGATCTTTCCCGGCGCGGCCGCCGCCAATCGCTCCATCTTCTACGATCGCGACGGTGAGGCCCGCAGCGTCTCGCAGGTCTATTCGGTGCTGAGCTCGCGCTACGCCGGCGCCGCCAATTCCTCGGCCACGCGCGGCGCGCTGGCGCTGTATGGCGGGTCGACCAATGTCGCGGCCAATGCCGCCGGGGGCGGCGCGCTGCCGACCACCGACACCGCGACCTTCCTGTCGATGTTCCCGGATGCCCGTGGATCGTCGCAGGCCGCGTCGGCGACCACGGCTGACGCCTCTGCCGGCCGGCCGGCCGATCCAATGTTCCGCTCGCTGTTCCAGGTCGACGGCCAGCCGGGCCAGACCATATCGCCGACCGTCCGCGAATTGTGGGGCCGGTCCTCGGTGGCGAGCGCCGCTGCCGGCGATGGCACCAGCAGCAATAACAATGGCGGCGGTAGCGGTCAGCGGCGGCTCGACCTTTTCAGCGATCCCAACGGGACATTCTCGGGCTGA
- a CDS encoding DUF2336 domain-containing protein: MIVRQFLSWVRTAPAGERAEATRALARAWLVSDLGEEDRFAAEGALLMLLDDPSPLVRQAMAEVFARSEDAPAAIVQALATDQASVAAIILEHSPLLLDADLVDIVALGNSETQCAIARRIGVPAPVCAAIAEVGSAAAALELIENAYAELAPFSWDRIVERHGHLAAIREAMLVLDDLPAATRAALVDKLSQTLAQFVVARNWLSAERAGRITDEARDRSTITIASRTRGEELRGLVQHLRATSQLTAGLILRALLSGNVELFEIALSELSGLPRGRVSALLKDRGRASLQGLLRKAGIPDTTFDAFIIALEVCRENGFADSLSGAAILRRKMVERVLTHCATDRDAAEPLLILLRRFATESARDAAREFCDEVMAEDFVAGLEFGLIAA; the protein is encoded by the coding sequence ATGATCGTTCGGCAGTTTCTCAGTTGGGTCAGAACCGCACCCGCCGGTGAGCGGGCAGAGGCCACCAGGGCTCTCGCGCGGGCGTGGCTGGTGTCGGATCTCGGCGAGGAGGATCGCTTCGCCGCAGAGGGCGCGCTCCTCATGCTGCTGGATGATCCGTCGCCGCTGGTGCGGCAGGCCATGGCGGAGGTGTTCGCGCGCAGCGAGGATGCCCCGGCCGCCATCGTCCAGGCGCTCGCCACCGACCAGGCCTCCGTGGCCGCCATCATCCTCGAACATTCACCGCTGCTGCTCGATGCCGACCTCGTCGACATCGTCGCGCTCGGCAACTCGGAGACGCAGTGCGCGATCGCCCGGCGCATCGGCGTGCCGGCGCCAGTGTGCGCCGCCATCGCCGAGGTCGGCAGCGCGGCGGCTGCGCTCGAGCTGATCGAGAACGCCTATGCCGAGCTCGCGCCGTTCTCCTGGGATCGCATCGTCGAGCGCCACGGCCATCTCGCCGCCATCCGCGAAGCCATGCTGGTGCTCGATGATCTGCCGGCCGCCACGCGCGCGGCGCTGGTCGACAAGCTCTCGCAGACGCTCGCCCAGTTCGTCGTCGCCCGCAACTGGCTCAGCGCCGAACGCGCCGGGCGCATCACCGACGAGGCGCGTGACCGCTCGACGATCACCATCGCGTCGCGGACGCGGGGCGAGGAGCTGCGCGGGCTGGTCCAGCACCTGCGTGCGACGTCGCAGCTCACGGCAGGCCTGATCTTGCGCGCGCTGCTTTCGGGCAATGTCGAGTTGTTCGAGATCGCGCTGTCGGAGCTTTCAGGTCTGCCACGGGGGCGAGTGTCCGCGCTGCTCAAGGACCGCGGCCGCGCCAGCCTGCAGGGCCTGCTGCGCAAGGCGGGCATCCCCGATACGACGTTCGACGCGTTCATCATCGCGCTGGAGGTCTGCCGCGAGAACGGTTTCGCCGACAGCCTGAGCGGCGCGGCGATCCTGCGCCGCAAGATGGTCGAGCGCGTGCTGACGCATTGCGCCACCGATCGCGACGCGGCCGAGCCGCTCCTGATCCTGCTACGCAGGTTCGCCACCGAATCCGCTCGCGACGCAGCCCGCGAGTTCTGCGACGAGGTGATGGCCGAGGATTTCGTGGCGGGTCTGGAGTTCGGGCTGATCGCGGCGTGA
- a CDS encoding Hpt domain-containing protein, producing the protein MAKDKAPAIQIKSYASHHVITQPNPLKKVLRRADEKDLDDPVARAEAALAGLSGEFKSWMDTEAERLSKGYANVLKTRFDDDACEEMFRAAHDIKGDAATFGYPAAAEVADSLCRIIEHAPDLDKVPTELFEHHVNAIQAIVHDHTKYHSPTVAAELSRRLRRVADDYLIQVNRNRPEHLEAILAPSLVPSDQP; encoded by the coding sequence ATGGCGAAAGACAAGGCTCCTGCGATCCAGATCAAGAGCTACGCCTCGCACCACGTGATCACCCAGCCCAATCCGCTGAAGAAGGTGCTGCGCCGCGCCGACGAGAAGGATCTCGACGATCCGGTCGCGCGCGCCGAGGCGGCGCTGGCGGGGTTGTCGGGCGAGTTCAAGTCGTGGATGGACACCGAGGCCGAGCGGCTGTCGAAGGGCTATGCCAACGTGCTCAAGACCCGCTTTGACGACGACGCCTGCGAGGAGATGTTCCGAGCCGCTCATGACATCAAGGGTGACGCCGCGACGTTCGGCTATCCGGCGGCGGCCGAGGTCGCCGACAGCCTGTGCCGGATCATCGAGCACGCGCCGGACCTGGACAAGGTCCCGACCGAGCTGTTCGAGCACCACGTCAATGCCATCCAGGCGATCGTGCACGACCACACCAAGTATCACAGCCCGACCGTCGCCGCCGAGCTGAGCCGTCGCCTGCGCCGCGTCGCGGACGACTATCTGATCCAGGTGAACCGCAATCGCCCCGAGCATCTCGAAGCGATCCTTGCCCCGAGCCTTGTTCCCAGCGATCAACCGTAG
- a CDS encoding response regulator gives MYRIDFNKLRFLVCDDNPHMRRILRTLLHSFGAREVNEAEDGATALEMYTHFSPDIVITDWAMPIFDGLELAQMIRQPEAKGNPYAPIIMLTGHSEKRRVTVARDAGVTEFLAKPISAKGLYQRILNVVANPRPFIKTKTYFGPDRRRNTNTAYIGPERRVGGEAEIFQQPSLLDKARSAV, from the coding sequence ATGTATCGCATCGACTTCAACAAGCTGCGCTTTCTCGTCTGCGACGACAACCCGCATATGCGCCGCATCCTGCGGACGCTGCTGCATTCGTTCGGCGCGCGCGAGGTCAACGAGGCCGAGGACGGCGCAACCGCGCTCGAAATGTACACCCATTTTTCGCCCGACATCGTCATCACCGACTGGGCGATGCCGATCTTCGACGGGCTCGAGCTCGCGCAGATGATCCGCCAGCCGGAAGCCAAGGGTAATCCCTATGCGCCGATCATCATGCTGACGGGCCATTCCGAGAAGCGCCGCGTGACCGTGGCGCGCGATGCCGGCGTGACCGAGTTTCTCGCCAAGCCGATCTCGGCGAAAGGCCTCTACCAGCGCATTCTCAACGTCGTCGCCAATCCCCGGCCCTTCATCAAGACCAAGACCTATTTCGGTCCGGACCGGCGCCGCAACACCAACACCGCCTATATCGGGCCCGAGCGCCGGGTCGGCGGCGAAGCCGAGATCTTCCAGCAGCCGTCACTTCTGGATAAAGCGCGCTCGGCAGTTTGA
- a CDS encoding NAD kinase, whose amino-acid sequence MTTHKRYERIAFVASPSAEAQAALTQLSSLYGNSDPDLADVVVALGGDGLMLQTLHDHMRSGKPIYGMHRGTVGFLMNEFSTIDLRGRLEAAQESVIHPLLMRATDASGVVHIHHAINEVYLFRQTAQTARLRILIDERERMPELIADGVLVATPAGSTAYNLSVQGPILPINAALLALTPISAFRPRRWRGALLPNTAYVIIEVLEGDKRPVAAVADHDEVRNVQRVEVLSDKTISMRMLFDAGHSLEERILSEQFGY is encoded by the coding sequence ATGACCACGCACAAGCGATATGAGCGGATCGCCTTCGTCGCGAGTCCGAGTGCGGAGGCGCAGGCCGCGTTGACGCAGCTCTCCTCGCTCTACGGCAATTCCGATCCGGATCTCGCCGACGTCGTCGTGGCGCTCGGCGGCGACGGCCTCATGCTGCAGACGCTGCACGACCACATGCGGTCGGGCAAGCCGATCTACGGCATGCATCGCGGCACGGTCGGCTTCCTGATGAACGAGTTCTCGACCATCGACCTGCGTGGCCGGCTCGAGGCGGCGCAGGAATCGGTGATCCATCCGCTGTTGATGCGCGCGACCGATGCCAGCGGCGTCGTCCACATCCATCATGCGATCAACGAGGTCTATCTGTTCCGGCAGACCGCGCAGACGGCGCGGCTGCGCATCCTGATCGATGAGCGCGAGCGCATGCCCGAGCTGATCGCCGACGGCGTGCTGGTGGCGACGCCGGCGGGATCGACCGCGTATAATCTCTCGGTACAGGGCCCGATCCTGCCGATCAACGCCGCGCTCTTGGCGCTGACGCCGATCAGCGCGTTCCGGCCCCGGCGCTGGCGCGGCGCCCTGCTCCCGAACACGGCCTATGTCATCATCGAGGTGCTCGAGGGCGACAAGCGGCCGGTGGCTGCCGTTGCCGATCACGACGAGGTGCGCAACGTCCAGCGCGTCGAGGTGCTGTCCGACAAGACCATTTCAATGCGCATGCTGTTCGACGCCGGCCATAGTCTCGAAGAGCGGATCCTGAGCGAGCAGTTCGGTTACTAG